Proteins encoded together in one Candidatus Lariskella endosymbiont of Epinotia ramella window:
- the queC gene encoding 7-cyano-7-deazaguanine synthase QueC, with translation MNKSAVVLLSGGLDSVTALALASSEGFEVYCISFDYGQRHRVELECAAKAAKQFNVLEYKVIHIDPYTFSGSALTSERRVPKRIDFSHLSSCETAVTYVPARNTIFLSYALGYAEINDSDYIFIGANAADYFNYPDCRSEYINAYESMANLATARGISGRKLQIKAPFLTMKKSEIISIGLKLGVDYALTSSCYHATIIGRACGVCDACLLRSVAFHEIGMEDPLFYECEASSGM, from the coding sequence ATGAATAAAAGCGCTGTAGTTTTATTAAGTGGGGGATTGGACTCTGTGACTGCACTTGCACTTGCAAGTTCTGAAGGATTTGAGGTATACTGTATCAGCTTTGATTATGGACAGAGACATCGTGTAGAACTTGAGTGTGCTGCTAAGGCTGCTAAACAGTTTAATGTATTAGAGTATAAAGTAATACATATAGATCCATATACATTCAGCGGTTCTGCTTTAACATCTGAACGGCGTGTTCCTAAACGTATTGACTTTTCACATTTGAGTAGTTGCGAGACTGCTGTTACATATGTTCCGGCGAGAAATACTATATTCCTTTCGTATGCACTTGGATATGCTGAGATCAATGATAGTGATTATATTTTTATAGGAGCAAATGCTGCAGATTATTTTAATTATCCTGACTGCAGGTCTGAATATATAAATGCGTATGAAAGCATGGCAAACCTTGCGACTGCCAGAGGTATATCAGGAAGGAAATTGCAGATTAAAGCGCCATTCTTGACAATGAAAAAGTCAGAGATAATTAGTATTGGGCTAAAGCTAGGAGTGGACTATGCATTGACAAGTTCATGTTACCATGCTACAATAATCGGTCGCGCTTGTGGCGTATGTGATGCATGTTTGTTAAGGTCTGTTGCCTTTCACGAAATTGGAATGGAGGACCCGCTGTTTTATGAATGTGAAGCTTCTTCAGGGATGTGA
- a CDS encoding SurA N-terminal domain-containing protein, which translates to MLVFCFYNLLLLVISWFQRMLNLLREGVNSIIIKVLLILGILIFISAGTITAFFKKEEYVLKIGDIKYTKEELNAEIEKRAAVMPEDLQGGQNLEERRNQALGDIIRSAVLLQESKRLDLLLSDDSVKYRIANDPYFQKDGKFSKELWDKYFNSHSVAEAEFIQRTKDMISEQQLATIFSSGRLDNQELINQLFVAIYGVRQLEVFKINKAAIQITKIPEDADLYSIYQNDPDRFTMPAKRYISYLSIDINDITPDASVSKEDIKSLYHNSAHLFTHPNRRFVKQLVFKTEQEALNAYNKIKSGKSIEEIASSMNLAKESFELGIVTKDMLPQELSDIIFQLKEKDVSKPINTSFGWHIFFVETSLPEGQKTFEESEEELIAMIQDEKRFKAFQELKALVSEDFLYDKLPISDVAKKYSLVVKTAELIDGDNNLQHIPMSLVEDVFTKHDPKERNGVAGAQGEYFFYEIESLQTSSVRDFDSIKEELQSIWKDKEMRNTANELMQKVKLSSEGDLPELVSKYREKFAIQSDESTLSENFTQLILTMRQGQFSKMFEDSDDYIVFKLLSIEERKGNDVDSLKGLIQRDFISLQRDMMFEQYLISLQNRYMYKDK; encoded by the coding sequence ATGCTAGTATTTTGCTTTTATAATCTACTACTACTTGTAATATCTTGGTTCCAAAGGATGCTAAATTTACTCAGAGAAGGTGTCAATAGTATTATTATCAAAGTATTGTTAATTTTAGGTATTTTGATCTTTATTTCCGCAGGAACCATCACAGCCTTTTTCAAAAAAGAAGAATACGTATTAAAAATCGGCGATATAAAGTATACTAAAGAAGAACTGAATGCTGAGATTGAAAAGCGCGCAGCTGTTATGCCGGAAGATTTGCAAGGGGGACAAAATCTAGAAGAGCGCAGGAATCAAGCTCTTGGAGATATAATAAGGAGCGCAGTGTTGCTCCAGGAAAGTAAAAGGTTAGATTTGCTGCTGAGCGATGATTCTGTAAAGTATCGTATAGCAAATGATCCATATTTTCAAAAGGATGGAAAATTTAGCAAAGAATTATGGGACAAATATTTTAATAGCCACAGCGTTGCTGAAGCAGAATTCATACAAAGAACAAAAGATATGATCTCTGAGCAGCAGTTAGCCACTATATTTTCATCTGGAAGATTAGATAATCAAGAGCTGATAAATCAGCTTTTTGTTGCTATTTACGGCGTTCGTCAGTTGGAAGTATTTAAAATAAATAAAGCCGCCATCCAGATTACAAAAATTCCAGAAGATGCGGATTTATACAGTATTTATCAAAATGATCCAGACAGATTTACAATGCCAGCCAAGCGTTATATATCTTATCTAAGTATCGATATTAATGATATTACTCCGGATGCTTCTGTTTCAAAGGAAGACATAAAGTCATTATATCATAATAGCGCTCATTTATTTACACATCCAAATAGGAGATTTGTAAAACAATTGGTATTCAAAACAGAGCAAGAAGCACTTAATGCATATAATAAAATTAAAAGCGGCAAAAGTATCGAAGAAATTGCAAGTAGTATGAATCTAGCGAAAGAGTCATTTGAGCTTGGTATAGTAACTAAAGATATGTTGCCACAAGAGTTATCAGATATTATCTTTCAGCTTAAAGAAAAAGATGTGAGCAAACCAATTAATACATCTTTTGGTTGGCACATCTTTTTTGTAGAGACCTCCTTACCTGAAGGGCAAAAAACATTTGAAGAATCTGAGGAAGAGCTCATTGCAATGATACAGGATGAAAAACGATTCAAAGCTTTTCAGGAATTAAAAGCTTTAGTGTCTGAAGACTTTTTGTATGACAAACTGCCTATATCTGATGTTGCGAAAAAATATAGCTTGGTTGTAAAAACTGCTGAGTTAATAGATGGTGATAACAATTTGCAGCATATTCCGATGTCATTAGTGGAGGATGTTTTTACAAAGCATGACCCTAAAGAAAGAAATGGAGTTGCAGGTGCTCAAGGTGAGTACTTCTTTTATGAGATAGAATCTCTGCAAACCTCTTCAGTACGAGATTTTGACAGCATAAAGGAAGAGCTACAGTCAATTTGGAAAGATAAAGAAATGCGTAACACTGCCAATGAGCTCATGCAGAAAGTAAAACTTTCAAGCGAAGGTGATTTGCCAGAATTAGTATCAAAATATAGAGAAAAGTTTGCTATTCAAAGTGATGAAAGTACTCTTAGTGAAAATTTTACTCAATTAATATTAACTATGAGGCAAGGACAATTTTCTAAAATGTTTGAAGATTCTGATGATTACATAGTTTTTAAATTATTAAGCATAGAAGAACGCAAAGGAAATGATGTTGATTCGCTTAAAGGTCTTATACAGCGTGATTTTATCTCATTACAAAGAGATATGATGTTTGAACAATATCTGATTAGCTTGCAAAATAGATATATGTATAAAGACAAGTAA
- the greA gene encoding transcription elongation factor GreA: MQPDKFPITPSGYKKLETELQHLKVVERPAVINAIAEARAHGDLSENAEYTAAREKQGFIEAKILDLENQISRAMVIDMSDFKGTQVKFGARVTLLDEESEAEIVYTLVGNYEANLNEGRISIDSPLAKALIGKNKGDNIEVTTPRGTKYYEIILVEYV, translated from the coding sequence ATGCAGCCTGATAAATTTCCTATCACACCTAGTGGATATAAAAAACTAGAGACAGAGTTACAGCACCTAAAAGTTGTTGAGAGGCCAGCTGTCATTAATGCGATCGCAGAAGCTAGAGCGCATGGCGATCTTTCTGAGAATGCTGAATATACCGCTGCGCGTGAAAAGCAAGGTTTTATAGAGGCTAAGATACTTGACCTTGAAAACCAAATTAGCAGAGCGATGGTAATAGATATGAGTGATTTTAAGGGGACTCAAGTCAAATTCGGCGCTAGAGTTACTTTGCTTGATGAAGAAAGTGAAGCAGAAATAGTATATACTCTTGTTGGCAATTACGAAGCTAATTTAAATGAAGGACGTATCTCTATAGATTCACCTTTAGCTAAAGCGTTAATAGGTAAAAATAAAGGAGATAATATAGAAGTAACAACGCCAAGAGGGACAAAATATTATGAAATCATATTGGTAGAATATGTGTAG